The Hordeum vulgare subsp. vulgare chromosome 4H, MorexV3_pseudomolecules_assembly, whole genome shotgun sequence genomic interval aagcaaaccacacctagacATGGAttttattgcaaccaaaattaccaggggctagactaaacatccaagagcaaaactctagttgacaactccttcatatcaagcacggattaaatcccataaaaataaacaaaagggcaacatagcaaaatatcacgcgcactaacttgctaagctaaaactaaatacatagttaaattctatggatttttctaccccggaaacatatataatatgtggggttgcaaaacaaaaataacgccaaacgaatatgcgagaatatgtcctaaacgcggtataataaactagagacggaatcctacatgcaaaaaaataccaccaactactctaaaatacatggcaaagggtccgtaaaaacatgagcattttatctacggagttggaacaatccggacacatgcaaaaataaatacgggacgaacaacctattaggacagcacccaTTTCTAGGCAAACAGTGGGCCAAACCACATCAAACATGTATTCAAGTTACAAAATAcgaatctacgcgaaaaactacacaagttacatatatgatTCGCTCCGATCCGATACACGGTTTGGAATCTACGCTCgtttgaaaatatgtttttttctgaaattaataaaatCGTAGGTTAAGAAAAAAAACCACGGGCCGGATCTACAGCAGATGCATGTGCGCAAAATAACTATCTAGTGCCTATTGCGCCGTATAGGGCAGGAAGAGGGCGGCTCACCTCGGGCCGAGGGCCGGATCTGGAGCTGGGCCTGGAGGCGGCGTTGGGCCGACGTGCTTGGTGGCGAAGGGAGTTGGGCCACGCGGCTAGCCGGCCCACCTGCGGGAGGAGGCGAGGGCTCTCATCGTGCAGGCGCTCATCGTGTTCCTCCGATCAAGAGTTGCTGGCGGCGCGGATTACGAGGCGGATCTAGGGTTTGCACGAaaaacgagggagagagagaggttgtcCAAAAATGGCATGGGgtcctatttataacaatggggggctaggtttagcagtttttcgtcCCGGTTTCAACCGTGCGATCGGAACCGAACGATCTCGAACGCGGGATgggttaagtggccgtgtagagtaggttagtcggggaagagagggaaacggtgcggcgcggcaacgcgattttaaaacaccgagaaacgtccgacgatagaccggatacggtgccgctacgctcgaccgttcgggtaccagacggactccgattgtgacaaaatttggcaggcggactacctatattaaaacccgaccgcacgccaagtttcagcccaatcaaagaaagttttatacagacttttaaaaacaggattttgacgatgtcgcgggcgcgtgcgagtgtggtcgggctcagaacgggcaacaacgagaaccatcaactaacaacggatgcgagtttgaaaactggcgacaacgtGATACCGATGGAATGcacatgatgcgcatgatgcgatgatgatgcgacaaataaaaataatcacacgatggaaacggaataaagggggaatcttctggaacgtcggtctcggggtgtCACAATATATCAATGATTCACATTAAGCAAACAACCCTATGTCACTGTCAATGATTCATAGTAAGCAAACATTCCTCCTCTCACAGTTTCAAGTGCATCAAACATACCGACTCTGCACAAGCTAAGAACCTTCTCCAAGTGTATGTTCCTTCGAATGCAACCAACCTCTCAAATGTCTTGCCATGCTTATCGCAGAGCACCATCATATCTATCTCAAGGCCTTTGTACTCAGGGTCCTCAGTTGAATAGGGGATTTGTGGAATCAAATCAAAGTTAACAAGATGTGCAGATGACCAGGAAACAAAATCAAAGCATATACTCAAAACAAAAACCAGATAAACAAAAAAATTCACAAATTATGATaagctaaccctaaccctagctcaCGGGAAAAAATGAATGCTCGCCTGGTTAAGGCCAtcagtggaggaggaggagtgcatGTGAGGGAGACTGGAAGTGTCATCGCCGCTTTCGTCCTCAAAAACCATGGCCGCGGCGGACGGGCGACGGGCGGCGAGGGAGCAAGGACATGGGAGGAAGAGAAGAGTGGACGCGGGTCGGGCTCGATCGGTCGGCAACGGGGGTGAAATGGCTCAAACGGACCTGCTCCAGTCAGTGCGCGAGCACACGCCCATTTGGCCAGTGTGGCACCTGACTTGCGGGGCCAACCGGTCAGAATGGGCATCAATACGTATAAATACCACTTTTAGCCCTATTCGCAATGTATTGCCCCAAAGTTGGTACTCAACTGAGAAAATTACCAGACTTGGTATGAATCTGCATGTAATGCGCCAATTGTGGTACTTCTATGCAATTAACTCGTCTCCTAACCCAACCCTCAAAACTCTGTACTTGAAGGTTGAGATACATGATATGAAGTGCAGCGCCATCCACCAACCTCTCGCCTGGGAGGTAAGCTTCACCGAGGCCTTTCCTCTCACGCACAGATTGGTCAATGGCGATGCCACCCGTACGGGCACCACTTTCGCCCTTCCCCAAGTCACCCCCTGGTCGCCGATTTCGGCCCATTTTTGGCGCAAATTGGCCCACTTTTGATGCAAAATGTGATCAATTTTTACCCATATTCGGCCTGCTTCGGCACAAATTGAACAAATCCTTTATTTTTTATTCACATAGTTCATCACAtaaatcaatacaaatcaaaaataGGTCAAAAAATCAATACAAATCACACATCGAGCTAGGCGTTGCCCTTAAGCCTTCATAGGTGCTCTGCCAAATCGTCCTACAGTTGTTGATGCACCTATGGGTCTCAGATCTCCTGATGCATGGTGAGGAAGGCAGTCCAGGTTATCGGTAGCTAGTGATCACCTTGGGCAAGAGGACTCTGTCTGGGATATGGTTCAGTGTCAAACACTCGCTCTTCCTACtcgctctcaatgatcatgttgtgcaagatgACAGAGCAAGTCATGAGTTCCCACATTTGATCTTTCGACCAGGTTTGAGCGGGGTACCGGACAACAGCAAAACGAGATTGGAGCACACCAAATGcgcgctcgacatccttcctgcaAGCTTCTTCACGCTTGGCAAAGTAGGAGTTCTTGCCTCCTGGTGCAGGGTTTGAGATAATCTTCACAAATGTGGACCATCTTGGATAGATGTCATCTGCTAGGTAGTATCTCTTGTAGTAGTGGTGCCCATTGACCTCGTAGTTAACCAGAGgagcatgaccttcaacaagCTTGGCAAAGACATTTGAACACTTCAGTACGTTGATGTCAGTGTGAGTtccttgcataccaaagatggagTGCCAAATCCAAAGGTCATGTATGGCCACTGCCTCAAGTACCACACTACAACCTCATTTGACGCATTTGTACATCTcctgccaagcaaatggacagttTTTTCATTTCCAATGCGTGCAGTCGATACTTCCAAGCTTCCCGGAAAATCCTCTTGTTGTATTCTGTGCTAGGATCCGAGCAGTGTCTTCAGCACTGGGTGATCGCAAGTATTGAGGTCCAAATACTACCACCACTGCCGTGCAAAACTTGTACAAACACTCAATGATGGTGGACTCGGCCATGCGTCCATAGTCTTCCGAAATATCACAATGAGCTCTGtatgcaagcatcctcatagTTGTCGTTCACTTCTGGAGTGAGGTGAAGACAAGTGTGTCGGAGCAATCCTTTTTACACTTGAAGTAGGTATTGAACTCCCTAATGGAATTTACAATCCTAAGGAAGAGCTCCCGTCTCATACGATAACGACGCCGAAATACTTTGGCGTCGAGCAAAGGAGCGTCCGCGAAGTAGTTGGTGTGTAGAGCAAGCAATAGCCTTCCAGTCGAAGCCTCTGCTTTGCCTTCAGTCGGCCCGGCGCCGAGCCACCTCGCCTCGGCTTTGCATTGCTCGCGAACAGGCCGGCCAAAGCGGTGAGGACCATGAGGAGCTCTTCACTCTTGATGTCGGCATCGGCTTCCTCCTCCATTAGCATCGAGAACGCCTCCTCGTCGTTGGAGTCCATCGTCGAACACCTCGCAGGTGTGGCAGACGCGCAGCCGCGTGCGTGGCCGGAGCGCCGGAAAAACTCGCCAAGAAGCAGGGGGCGAAGCCGCGGCAAACCCTCCCTTTGTCGCCGGGGAGATGGCCTTTTTAGCAGCGGTGGGTAGGTGGACGGCACCGGGATTGGCACAACGACGAAAAGGAATAGTGCGCGAGGGACGGGTCTAGAGGAGGACAAACGTTTTTCTGCCTGACAGGGAAGGCCACGCGTCGTTTTTACTTCCGCCGGAACCCCCAAGCGCCGCCCAGCGTGCTGGGTTCGGCCTGGGATCGCGAGGTCTAAAAATGGGTCCAACCGATAAAAATCGGCGTTCTGGTTGCTCTTAATGAATGCCTTGCATTTTGCATTAGTTTCCTGCCCGGACGTGAAAAATTTACCCTTATTTTTCATTGGAGCGCAAACACCGAAAATGTATGCCACCTCACACCTGCTTTAAAGGTTGTGACATTTTCCCGGGGTGGACATTTGGTTGATATGATTAATTCGGTTTGGTTTATTTGTGTTTTTAGAATTTCAGTTTCTGTAAAATAACAACCAaaacaatttcattaaaaaaTTGTTGATTCAGTTTGCTCGGTTAGTCAGAAAACAGAAATACGTGTGCACCTTCTACATATCCAACAATCGCCTCAAAAGAAAATATAGCTGCCAATTAGTATTTGCGTGCAATCCACATCCTATAATCGATGCACTAGACTGGTGTGCATGTGCTTCCAAGCTAGCTATTTGAAGAAAGCATGGGATGGTGGGCTTCACTCCCAGGAAGAAGCACCATATAAGCTGTTATACTGCCATGATTATGTGGACCGTCGTCTAAAGGCAAATTAACAGATTGATGGGAAGAAACCATGTAAGGAAGAACCACCTTGGGCTGCCACTGCAATGATTCTATGGACTTTTAGGCCGTCGTCATGAAGGCCCATTACCAGATTGATTGGAAGATACGGAGTACCATGCAACACGCCAAAAATAATCCCAGACAGAGTGACCTTGGTAATTTCCTTTCCATCAGTAGCAATATTGGTTGCAAAATAAACAAATGGGATAACAATCTTTAGCCCTTGGCAGCCTACAACAATCAAATCGGAAGTAGCACATAATAATGATACACAATCTAGTCCCCTAAACCGCCACCCACACCTCGTAAGGCCTGCACCCCTTCAAAAACGGATCCGATACACATATAAGAGAACCAGGTACGGTAGCTTTGTTAAATAAGACCGCCTTCTCCGTAAAGCACCTACGGCCACAACTATCTTGGCTTAGAGAGATGCTCTAAGTTGTCTTGGACTTGGGAGCCTTCTTCTTGGCCTGCCTCTTGGGGACCGAGTTCTTCATGcccaggaagaagagaagggctcCGAACAGCGCCAGGTTCTGCAATTAAAAGGGATCACAGGTAGTTAGTTAGCTACCATGGGCATTCCTTGGTTAACAGACCAACAAACGCATGGATATTTGTATCATACCTGTGTGAACTTCATGAAGATCTGCACAAATTCAGCCTTCTCCATGTCGTAATTATAGAAGTCGTACATGACAGGGGTGATGAAAGCAAGGTAAAGGGCCTGCCGGAGCAAATAACTTCATTAGGAGGTTAcagaaacaaaccaacatggcaaATATTAACTTGGTGAAACCAGGGTTGGCCGTTCATAAAGATCAAAGGCCTGAAATTTAATCGATCAGCCAATCAATCATATCACGGTGTCCAGAGAGATAAATAAGGAAGTTAACTAATGTGTTCTCACTAGGACATCATGCAGCAAAATGTGTACAAAAGCTGCACCATATAGAGAACCAAGAACCAACCCGTCAATCAGCAGTTATTAACAAAAAAATATTCACAGGACACAATAAAatgggcaaacaagcagaatgcatgttttgaaaatacCGGCAGTGCATTTATATCAGAAGCCAGTATGGTACCAGATGGGCAAAACACAACAAGAGTAACATTATCCACTTGCCCAAAAATTAGAGGAAACAATAAGAACAGATGACAAGGAATACTTAAAAAGCTCCACACATCTCATAAACACATGAGATGTGAGTATAAGATTTCCTGAAAGAAAAACATAGTGAAATTTTGACAAGATATTAGTGACCATATCCATATTTGTTAGATTCAGAAGAACCTAGAGAGATGCAGTTGCCCAAACTAGGTGAACAGTCTAGTCTCAACAATATACTGATGTTCAAACTCGAAATAAGAGCCACATCACAATCCCTTCTGTAGGATAATATTCAGTAACTTTGGCTTAACAAATATTTATGAGATATTGACGATATTTCAATTACAATACAATGAAGCAAGGCATTTGTACATGGCCGGTCCTACATTAGTATGGAATCCAACACAAGAGAAATTGCTTCGTGACTCTAGATATGAAAATCAAATTTAGCTATGTGCATTGAAATAAATGTGAATGTGTAGATTACAACAATAAAATTATTATGCAGACGTAACAACAGACCGGTACATACCAGGAGATAAGCGCCAAATGAACTGCTGAGGATAAACAGGAGACCTCCCAGACCCTTCAGACCAATGGTAGCAGCAATCACATGCTTCAACTGGACAAATTTAACACATAAAACAAACTAATTAATGACTGGTTAACATTCAGAAACTAATAAAGTATATCATGAATAAAGTAAATTTCACCTCTACATGAGGCACCACAACTCCTAGGTGTACAGAGATATTTTTGGTGAAACTTTTAAACTTAGGCTGAAGATTCTTTGcagcgggcccgccatcgcttccaaATTCAGTGAACCTGCAATAAAAGTAACTTCAAAATCAATATGCATTTAAGAATATACCTTTTTACAAAACTTAATACATCAGCATATGACAGGTAGAACAGTACAATCTAATTCATCCAGTCATAACAGCTTCCGAATACATAATTGATCAGATGGAATCCAAAATAGGTGTAGTTAAGAGATGTTCAATATAATCCTAGTAGCAGTAAATTAGGAGCAAACAAAAGGTGGGTATCAGAACTAATCCTGGATCGATGTCAATATGTCATGATGAGCAGGAGGCTGCAACTCGCTATAACAAAAGCCCAATCCGGTATATTCCCGTGTTTAATGGAAGTGTACGGATAAATTCACGAGGCAGTGGTACAAATCATCAGGCGACTACGGACATAAGAGCAGCAATGGAGATGCCGCCAATCTAACAACTGTAGCACGCATCAACAATGCAAACATAATGGCCAGAGTCTTGCTAGTATAATT includes:
- the LOC123449722 gene encoding uncharacterized protein LOC123449722, with the protein product MGFVSFAGRVLFASVFLLSAYQEFTEFGSDGGPAAKNLQPKFKSFTKNISVHLGVVVPHVELKHVIAATIGLKGLGGLLFILSSSFGAYLLALYLAFITPVMYDFYNYDMEKAEFVQIFMKFTQNLALFGALLFFLGMKNSVPKRQAKKKAPKSKTT